In one window of Gorilla gorilla gorilla isolate KB3781 chromosome 2, NHGRI_mGorGor1-v2.1_pri, whole genome shotgun sequence DNA:
- the LOC109026274 gene encoding uncharacterized protein, with protein MSAIWRLLAAKRDEQAKVARPACRPRAAAVSCHQPSPDTQHACLTQKHSYVRPLRGSASCHCYQKGKPSKQKGQCYTRQPGAQQNKWPPKALWGPHPATDPSTVWFPGLQDPPGDLSA; from the exons ATGTCTGCCATATGGAGGCTGCTGGCAGCAAAGCGAGATGAACAAGCCAAGGTTGCCCGGCCTGCATGCCGGCCCAG GGCTGCTGCTGTGTCTTGCCATCAACCCTCCCCTGACACCCagcatgcctgcctcacccagaaGCACTCCTACGTCAGGCCTCTGAGGGGGAGCGCTTCATGCCACTGTTATCAAAAGGGGAAACCATCGAAGCAAAAAGGCCAATGCTACACTAGACAGCCAGGAGCCCAGCAGAACAAGTGGCCCCCTAAGGCGCTTTGGGGACCACACCCCGCTACTGACCCCAGCACAGTCTGGTTCCCAGGGCTTCAGGATCCTCCTGGGGACCTCTCAGCATGA